From the Juglans microcarpa x Juglans regia isolate MS1-56 chromosome 3D, Jm3101_v1.0, whole genome shotgun sequence genome, the window TTGCTATTTTGGTTTTCTCTTCCTCTGTGATGTAGAAGAAACTCACTTCGAAACATTTATAGACtcctttggaaataaaaaataataacaacaattatGTTATCGTGTTGCTGGTAGGCTGAGGTGAGAGCATTCTTTGATGTACATGATCAAGAAGGAAGCTACCCTGGCGGGGTTCATTTGGAGATGACGGGGCAGAATGTGACAGAATGCGTGGGAGGCTCACTAACTGTAACATATAATGATCTCAGCTCGCGGTACCATACCCATTGTGACCCAAGGCTGAATGCTTCGCAATCTCTAGAGCTTGCCTTTATTATTGCGGAGCGGCTACGAAAGAGAAGAATTGGATCAAGGCATTCGCTGGCCTCAATTGGATTCTAGTAGGCTTTTGTGTGTTTAATGGTATAACCTTTAGGAtgtgtttgttttcttcttatAAACTTAGATGTTGTTTTGTGAAGTATCTGTGATTTCTGTAGTGACGGTGTGAAAGGGATTCAATTGTgggcaaataaataaaatgagaactAAAGAAACTACCAGTAATGGTAATGTATTATATGGACTTGGACTACTGCTTTTATGATCGACGAAAATGCAAGGCTTGCGTCAGTTATGTGGATCTAAAGCTAAATGCTCTGAATAACCTCTCTTCCACGGAAGGTGATCAAATTATGAAAGAGTGATACCGATATTGTTGAACTTTTCAATCTGCTTTTCTCAGGTTTTGCCGGATTTTCCAAAGTTAACAATATCTTTCCTGTTTTTGAACCTCTCAAATTATGTCGAGAGTGCAGCCAGAATTCGAAGATGTTATAAACCCGATTGTAACGATGTCGTTTATAGATGAACGATATGAATTTATATTGCAACACAGCGTTTCATTCACTGGGACATTTGCATTTCAATTCCCTGTAGTCGTTTTACTTCTGAAGTTTGTTATTTACTTTCCATGTGTCATCTACTTATCAGTCCTATTAGTTATCCCTGCCAGTAATATCGGGAAGCGGGGGTGAATTGCCTGGGCATTTGGAATTTGGTTAAAGCATTAGTAATGGACTAGTCAAATATTAatgtaaatctaaattttagttagatgtgagaaaaagtttttacattagattaactaatagtctaaaaTTTAAGACTTGataaatagtaaattttaaGTCTTCTCTAAATATggctagctactattcacaatgaaaagtaatatttaattatttcatcacttccctctctttaaatagtaaaatatgcatggcatgcacattatttatactaattgatagagtagacacattatttctacaaagcatgaagatttaataaatatataaattgtacttgtaaaaaaaaatgaaaaatattatattatattattattttaactttataatggtTAGTCTAATGTGGATTCACCTAGTCAAAAGTTGATATTATAGTcaaaagttaatattttaaCCAAACTTTAAACTTAGCAATGGCtagaccattgccaatgctctaagtcattttgagtattttgttttgggagGTCTGGGCTCCTCGTACTCCCCTTTGTATCTATAGCGGATTTGAATTTATGAAGTATTTCATCCTTATTACATTTACTATTACATaacttcatataatatattatatctattttataataaaagtaattttacaatttaatactttttataaccAAGCCATCTTATTCTTTGATTGCAGGTAATCGTGAGGTGATGACGGTAAAACACATTCATAACAGTATTATATCAAGACacgttaatttgtgaatttatttttataaatctttttgtgactgaaagatctcttttttcaaaaggtaCGTATGATcttataaatgaaaaactttAATGTAGCTTTTGATACGAGTTAATgtccaaaatacaaaaatgtaaTTACTTAAACATTGCTCGAAAAGCTTTCACCACAAGTTTGGATCTTAATTCACTCATAGGTGTCAAGGTAAACACACAAATAATCGATCTCACAGTCTATAAAGGAAATgcaaaggtaaaaaaattaaaaggaaattgAGATATAGTATGAGGGGTATAAAAGGAGATCCTTTCATCATTTGGGAAGGACATTTGTAATAAGCCAAAACACAAAACGCATTTCTTTCTTCGTCGTGTTTCCTTTAGAGAATCAGTTCCCTTTCTTTACTCCACGATTCTCATGGGCTGCCGCTTCGTTTTGGTCCCCCACTGCCCCACCAACACCAACGCCAACACCTCCCCAAACATTTCGATACATGCCTAAACACCAGAGGATTAAATCGTTATGAGTCTCTCGTTAGCACACACTGCTCATCATTTCCACTGGCCCCACCGCCCATTCATCTCAACCCCCTTTTGTTCCTATCACAATCCACAGAAACTCCGAAACCcccttttttataatatatttatttattgcccaatttcaacatctttttttgcaattttctgAAAAACAGAAACATTTAAACGTCACAAAAGACGACAAACTCAGAATGTCGACAAAAATATGGGAAGGCCTATCCTCTTCGTTCCCCCCCATAACAcggacccccccccccaacatcCGTATTTACAATACGATACTAACACACATTTTCTGACACATATTATGACACGTCGTCATTTATATATCtctgtctatctctctcttttacaCGAGGGTCTTGCAGGCTGACGTCTGTGGATCCCACATCGCCGGCAACAGATATTTCCGTCCGTTTACCCCGTTAGCGTTGTAGCTGGCTCCACTGCTTTTGTCCGTCAGGACCTCACCCGGGTATCCCGGGTACGCTCCAGACCCGAAAATCCCCGTGCATGCCGATACGGCCTCCAAAGGAGCCGTAGCCGGGCCCTGGAAGTAACCGTTGTTGAACGGGTTCGTAACGGTGCCAGCCAGAAGCGTGGCCAGGTTAATGATTATCCCGTCGACTCCTACATCTCCGTTGGGCGCCACCAAAGGTGGGGTCTGTGGGCCGTAAATGGGCTGGTGAAAGGGCCACGAGCACTGACCCGGGCACTGAGTCTCCGAGTTACCAACCCAGATATATGCCGACCGAGTCTTTCCATCACGAGAACGAGTCGACCCGTGGGTCCCGCACCTACTCATGCAAAATCCATCGACAGCGACATCCTTTGAGGTCAGAACGACGTTAATGGCGTTCAGCTGGTTGCCCTTGTTGGCCAAGGCCACCAAGTGCGCGGTTTTGAGTGACTTCCCAAGAGAATATTGCGGATGGAGGATCTGTTTCCCGACGACGAGGGTGGACGCACCACCCTTGTACTTCTCCGTCGTTTTCCACCACAAGGACGCGGAGGGGAGCGGAGCACGTGGCGAATTCAGTGACTGGATAAAGTCCACGATTACGGAACGTTGGATGGGGGTGAACTGGCCGTACCAGATGAGGTTAACGACGATGTTACCCTTGAGGAGAGCTCCGTTGTGGTATTTGAGTACGAGCGGCTGTTGCTCCACCAGAGCGGTGAGCTTCCGGGAAGAGGCCACAGTGGGGCGGATGGaacagaagagaaagagaatggCGAGACGGCAAATTAAAGCCATGGTGGGTGAAGTGAGGGTCAAAAGGCTTCGAATCGTTCGAGGCTGAGTTTGAGTTGAAAAGGAGGGCTGCTTAagttttgaagaggaagagaaagcgGGGTTTGGTATTTATAGTTGGAGCCTGGAGGACGACTAAGGTGGGAAGACAGCTGTTTGAAGCGGAGGTGTCAACATCAAGACAATGCCACGTGGAGATCCATGGTTGGGCGTTGAATTGTGAGGGAAGGTTTGCCAGGCTGTCAAGGTTCTGGGAGATGACGTGGTGGTCTAGTTTATGCGGCAGCCGATATTGATTGTATTATGAGGACGAGACGTGGACGCGGACATCAATTATATTCGTTGATTTTGTATAAGATTAATTATAcacaacacattttataatatataggagtattttaataaaattatgttattttttcaaattaatttataaaaataatctattttttaaaatattattttataaaatattgaaaaaatatgatgtgtatttattatttttctccataTTATACGCCATCGACTCGAAATGAGGGTGGTTGAATAGGTTCATCATCGTATGGACTTGGATTGGCTGTAATTTCTGTTCAAACGGTGGGCATAACAATCCcagtagaaagaaagaaagaaaacatgaaCATTGATACAGGTGGGTAGGATAAGTGGGCAACTAGGCAAGTGCATTCCTATCCGGTATCCtataactcatttttttttctataatttaaggATCAGTTTACGATTTTGGCTAAAGCCACCCTACATCCGAGTCACTATTTTAGGAAAATTATTTAGGGTATAAATAGTGattctttaaatataaaaaattactatttattctttaaattatttttatcaatattttattcattttacaatcatatacaatttcttttatactcatatttgttataattttaaataataatattaaaaataatttaaataactatgaaaatagataaagaaaaaattaattttaaaaatattgtcatacttgcaaaaaaataatttaaaacggCGAGTAGTTAAAGTTTGTAAATGTGagtaagagaaaaaagtaataaaaaaataatagataaatattattttaatataatataaaaatgataggaaatgaaatgtatgagatattttaaaaatgagtaaaatttagaaaaaaattttaaaaattatacgtattaatatatgtatacatttaatatgattggtcagaaaatatattttattaaaaacaatactaatttaaatttaaaatataaatataataatattaatacataaattgatatgtaaacttatttatacctaaaaaaaaaactcatatcttttagttaaattataataaattttagagAGAATGAGACGAAAATGCTACAAAATCCGATACGCTAAGCGGTAAAGTAAAAGTGGAGGAGGCCCAATGCGGAGTTTTTATGGACAATGACGTGAGCTTAAGGTTAGGGACGGTTTAGgattacaattttaaatattttatttctaaacatcatttatttataaaatattttttattttagaattttaaatttttaatataaaaattatctaacaattataattttttaaacttaaaataaaacataaacaactgtacaatt encodes:
- the LOC121255468 gene encoding protein EXORDIUM-like 2, yielding MALICRLAILFLFCSIRPTVASSRKLTALVEQQPLVLKYHNGALLKGNIVVNLIWYGQFTPIQRSVIVDFIQSLNSPRAPLPSASLWWKTTEKYKGGASTLVVGKQILHPQYSLGKSLKTAHLVALANKGNQLNAINVVLTSKDVAVDGFCMSRCGTHGSTRSRDGKTRSAYIWVGNSETQCPGQCSWPFHQPIYGPQTPPLVAPNGDVGVDGIIINLATLLAGTVTNPFNNGYFQGPATAPLEAVSACTGIFGSGAYPGYPGEVLTDKSSGASYNANGVNGRKYLLPAMWDPQTSACKTLV